Proteins co-encoded in one Macrobrachium nipponense isolate FS-2020 chromosome 24, ASM1510439v2, whole genome shotgun sequence genomic window:
- the LOC135205542 gene encoding sodium-independent sulfate anion transporter-like isoform X2 yields MGANRNHEYEAVPSKETNGILPGPRGRIVAGVKKRARSFFTYRNAKRRLPILNWIREYSIEHLIGDLIAGLTVGLMIIPQALAYAAVAGLPANYGLNSAIFGSFFYVIFGSTTELNVGPTAVMSLMTFQYSSHGGPDYAVLLCFITGIIEIVASIVNLGFLINFISQPVISGFTSAAAITIGSSQLKALFGLKLKTRGLVDTWVKVIQNLSKMRWQDLVLGIVSIVVLSLMKPLRTMKFRFLVPGSKALGQRVLRQVLFFLSVGRNALVVIIASLVAYTLDGNEQPFTLTGFVQPGIPSPSLPPFTTTIDNKTLSFTEMMSDLGIGIAMSPFTAILGLVAVGGAFTKGKKALDANQEILSLGISTLAGSFFGSMPITACMSRSAVNSTSGVRTPAACFVVGVIVLLALGLLTPAFYYIPRSVLAAVIIGAVLNMVDYEVLKPLWRSNKVDLIPLMGTFIACLAWGLEWGILLGIGVDLAMLLYSVATPKVVVSYGYTSGIKSVTDDFKRQGQTIAFLHMKSGLVTTVTALNKEIHLCDCQDSLDAMIEEIVSNGVEAGPVSMDNETKLTTGDEELPKLVPKAEFDEETLSAFK; encoded by the exons ATGGGCGCCAACAGAAATCACG AATATGAAGCTGTGCCTTCCAAAGAAACAAATGGAATCCTTCCAGGGCCCCGAGGAAGGATAGTTGCTGGGGTGAAG AAAAGAGCCAGAAGCTTCTTCACCTACAGGAATGCCAAGCGACGTCTCCCCATCCTGAACTGGATCCGGGAATATTCCATAGAGCACCTCATCGGAGATCTCATCGCTGGCCTGACAGTAGGCCTAATGATTATCCCACAGGCTCTGGCTTATGCCGCTGTTGCAGGACTTCCGGCTAAT TACGGCCTCAACTCTGCCATCTTCGGCTCCTTCTTCTATGTCATCTTCGGATCCACGACGGAGCTGAACGTGGGTCCCACAGCTGTCATGTCTCTCATGACATTCCAGTACAGCAGTCATGGAGGGCCAGATTACGCTGTCTTGCTCTGTTTCATCACAGGAATTATAGAAATTGTCGCTTCTATCGTTAATTTAG GATTCCTGATCAACTTCATCTCCCAACCGGTGATCAGCGGATTTACTTCGGCGGCAGCTATCACCATCGGTTCCTCCCAGCTGAAGGCACTGTTCGGTCTGAAGCTGAAGACCAGAGGTCTCGTCGACACCTGGGTCAAGGTCATCCAGAACCTGTCGAAAATGAGGTGGCAGGATTTGGTCCTGGGCATCGTCAGTATAGTGGTCCTTTCTCTCATGAAG CCATTAAGGACAATGAAATTTCGATTCCTTGTTCCCGGGAGTAAGGCCCTTGGACAGCGTGTCCTGCGCCAGGTGTTGTTTTTCTTGTCAGTCGGGAGAAACGCCCTTGTCGTCATAATTGCTTCACTGGTTGCTTATACGCTAGACGGCAATGAACAACCATTTACTCTGACAG GCTTCGTCCAGCCAGGAATTCCTTCCCCGTCTCTTCCTCCCTTCACGACAACTATTGACAACAAGACTCTGTCCTTCACCGAGATGATGAGCGACCTGGGTATCGGCATCGCCATGTCGCCCTTCACTGCCATCCTGGGCCTTGTGGCTGTCGGAGGAGCCTTCACCAAAGGAAAGAAGGCCCTCGATGCCAATCAGGAAATCCTTTCTCTCGGCATCAGTACATTGGCTGGATCCTTCTTTGG ATCAATGCCAATCACAGCCTGTATGTCACGTTCTGCGGTGAACTCTACCAGTGGAGTTCGGACCCCTGCAGCATGTTTCGTCGTTGGAGTCATCGTGCTCTTGGCCCTAGGACTCTTAACGCCTGCCTTTTA CTACATCCCTCGTTCGGTCCTGGCTGCTGTGATCATTGGTGCAGTGCTGAACATGGTAGATTACGAAGTCCTGAAGCCTCTTTGGAGGAGCAACAAGGTCGACCTCATTCCTCTAATGGGTACTTTCATCGCCTGCCTCGCATGGGGGCTGGAGTGGGGGATCCTGCTGGGCATTGGGGTAGATCTGGCAATGCTGCTTTACTCAGTGGCGACACCAAAAGTGGTAGTTTCCTATGGCTACACAAGT GGCATAAAATCCGTGACAGACGACTTCAAAAGACAAGGTCAGACCATAGCATTCCTGCACATGAAATCGGGTCTGGTGACCACTGTGACTGCCCTCAACAAGGAAATCCATCTGTGTGACTGTCAGGATTCCCTTGACGCAATGATCGAAG
- the LOC135205542 gene encoding sodium-independent sulfate anion transporter-like isoform X1: MGANRNHEYEAVPSKETNGILPGPRGRIVAGVKKRARSFFTYRNAKRRLPILNWIREYSIEHLIGDLIAGLTVGLMIIPQALAYAAVAGLPANYGLNSAIFGSFFYVIFGSTTELNVGPTAVMSLMTFQYSSHGGPDYAVLLCFITGIIEIVASIVNLGFLINFISQPVISGFTSAAAITIGSSQLKALFGLKLKTRGLVDTWVKVIQNLSKMRWQDLVLGIVSIVVLSLMKPLRTMKFRFLVPGSKALGQRVLRQVLFFLSVGRNALVVIIASLVAYTLDGNEQPFTLTGFVQPGIPSPSLPPFTTTIDNKTLSFTEMMSDLGIGIAMSPFTAILGLVAVGGAFTKGKKALDANQEILSLGISTLAGSFFGSMPITACMSRSAVNSTSGVRTPAACFVVGVIVLLALGLLTPAFYYIPRSVLAAVIIGAVLNMVDYEVLKPLWRSNKVDLIPLMGTFIACLAWGLEWGILLGIGVDLAMLLYSVATPKVVVSYGYTSSQKAKYVLVTPTRGLSYPGISHVQTAIRKAGVNQAWGTLPVVVDCTYMDAMDYSSAKGIKSVTDDFKRQGQTIAFLHMKSGLVTTVTALNKEIHLCDCQDSLDAMIEEIVSNGVEAGPVSMDNETKLTTGDEELPKLVPKAEFDEETLSAFK; this comes from the exons ATGGGCGCCAACAGAAATCACG AATATGAAGCTGTGCCTTCCAAAGAAACAAATGGAATCCTTCCAGGGCCCCGAGGAAGGATAGTTGCTGGGGTGAAG AAAAGAGCCAGAAGCTTCTTCACCTACAGGAATGCCAAGCGACGTCTCCCCATCCTGAACTGGATCCGGGAATATTCCATAGAGCACCTCATCGGAGATCTCATCGCTGGCCTGACAGTAGGCCTAATGATTATCCCACAGGCTCTGGCTTATGCCGCTGTTGCAGGACTTCCGGCTAAT TACGGCCTCAACTCTGCCATCTTCGGCTCCTTCTTCTATGTCATCTTCGGATCCACGACGGAGCTGAACGTGGGTCCCACAGCTGTCATGTCTCTCATGACATTCCAGTACAGCAGTCATGGAGGGCCAGATTACGCTGTCTTGCTCTGTTTCATCACAGGAATTATAGAAATTGTCGCTTCTATCGTTAATTTAG GATTCCTGATCAACTTCATCTCCCAACCGGTGATCAGCGGATTTACTTCGGCGGCAGCTATCACCATCGGTTCCTCCCAGCTGAAGGCACTGTTCGGTCTGAAGCTGAAGACCAGAGGTCTCGTCGACACCTGGGTCAAGGTCATCCAGAACCTGTCGAAAATGAGGTGGCAGGATTTGGTCCTGGGCATCGTCAGTATAGTGGTCCTTTCTCTCATGAAG CCATTAAGGACAATGAAATTTCGATTCCTTGTTCCCGGGAGTAAGGCCCTTGGACAGCGTGTCCTGCGCCAGGTGTTGTTTTTCTTGTCAGTCGGGAGAAACGCCCTTGTCGTCATAATTGCTTCACTGGTTGCTTATACGCTAGACGGCAATGAACAACCATTTACTCTGACAG GCTTCGTCCAGCCAGGAATTCCTTCCCCGTCTCTTCCTCCCTTCACGACAACTATTGACAACAAGACTCTGTCCTTCACCGAGATGATGAGCGACCTGGGTATCGGCATCGCCATGTCGCCCTTCACTGCCATCCTGGGCCTTGTGGCTGTCGGAGGAGCCTTCACCAAAGGAAAGAAGGCCCTCGATGCCAATCAGGAAATCCTTTCTCTCGGCATCAGTACATTGGCTGGATCCTTCTTTGG ATCAATGCCAATCACAGCCTGTATGTCACGTTCTGCGGTGAACTCTACCAGTGGAGTTCGGACCCCTGCAGCATGTTTCGTCGTTGGAGTCATCGTGCTCTTGGCCCTAGGACTCTTAACGCCTGCCTTTTA CTACATCCCTCGTTCGGTCCTGGCTGCTGTGATCATTGGTGCAGTGCTGAACATGGTAGATTACGAAGTCCTGAAGCCTCTTTGGAGGAGCAACAAGGTCGACCTCATTCCTCTAATGGGTACTTTCATCGCCTGCCTCGCATGGGGGCTGGAGTGGGGGATCCTGCTGGGCATTGGGGTAGATCTGGCAATGCTGCTTTACTCAGTGGCGACACCAAAAGTGGTAGTTTCCTATGGCTACACAAGT AGTCAGAAGGCTAAATATGTTCTGGTGACCCCCACCCGAGGTCTCAGCTATCCGGGCATCTCTCATGTCCAGACAGCCATCCGGAAGGCTGGTGTCAACCAAGCATGGGGCACTCTGCCAGTTGTTGTGGACTGCACCTACATGGATGCTATGGATTATAGCTCGGCAAAG GGCATAAAATCCGTGACAGACGACTTCAAAAGACAAGGTCAGACCATAGCATTCCTGCACATGAAATCGGGTCTGGTGACCACTGTGACTGCCCTCAACAAGGAAATCCATCTGTGTGACTGTCAGGATTCCCTTGACGCAATGATCGAAG